A single region of the Leptodactylus fuscus isolate aLepFus1 chromosome 5, aLepFus1.hap2, whole genome shotgun sequence genome encodes:
- the LOC142204208 gene encoding olfactory receptor 8D1-like: protein MNKTQATMFVFSGLTNNGKLVLFLFIFFLQVYIITVVSNIGIMVIVYKTPTLHTPMYYFLSWLSVVDLFYSSSVTPKMISDLISIEKVITFQGCALQFFVFATFAGTEVLLLSIMSYDRYTAICHPLHYVSIMTKKKCFYLVILAFSYGVIQSTAQTSCVFSLEYCASNLIDHFYCDIPPVLKLSCSNIFTCDMITVFIIGSFCACSLTTILVSYIFIIYSILQIRSSKGRQKAFSTCSSHLICSFIFFVPVFLNYIHPPLDTTKKEKLFSVFYIVITPMLNPLIYSLRNQEVKKVIVKAIYNLNISK, encoded by the coding sequence ATGAACAAGACTCAGGCAACCATGTTTGTGTTTTCTGGATTGACCAACAATGGAAAACTTGTCctcttcctctttattttctttctACAGGTCTACATCATAACTGTGGTGAGTAATATTGGTATAATGGTCATTGTCTATAAGACGCCCACTCTCCACACTCCCATGTATTACTTCCTCAGTTGGCTCTCGGTGGTGGACCTCTTCTACTCCTCTAGTGTGACGCCTAAGATGATCTCCGATCTAATCTCCATAGAGAAGGTCATCACATTTCAGGGTTGTGCTCTCCAGTTCTTCGTCTTTGCCACTTTTGCAGGTACAGAAGTTCTTCTCCTCTCGATCATGTCCTATGACCGCTACACTGCCATCTGCCATCCTCTACATTACGTGTCCATCATGACCAAGAAGAAATGCTTTTACCTGGTCATCCTTGCATTTAGTTATGGTGTCATACAGTCAACAGCACAGACCAGCTGTGTTTTCAGCCTCGAATATTGTGCCTCAAACCTCATTGACCACTTCTACTGTGACATCCCACCGGTGCTCAAACTGTCCTGCTCCAATATCTTCACCTGTGACATGATCACTGTGTTCATCATAGGATCTTTTTGTGCTTGTTCATTAACCACCATCCTGGTCTCCTACATCTTCATTATTTATTCCATTTTACAGATCAGGTCATCTAAGGGCAGACAGAAGGCCTTCAGCACCTGCTCCTCACACCTTATCTGCTCCTTCATTTTCTTTGTACCTGTgttcctcaactacattcatcccCCTTTAGATACCACCAAGAAAGAAAAGCTGTTTTCCGTTTTTTACATAGTGATAACCCCAATGCTGAATCCTCTTATTTACAGCCTGAGGAACCAAGAGGTGAAGaaggtcattgtaaaagccataTACAATTTAAACATATCGAAATGA